A window of Rhododendron vialii isolate Sample 1 chromosome 11a, ASM3025357v1 contains these coding sequences:
- the LOC131306491 gene encoding abscisic stress-ripening protein 2-like, with protein MTGGKHHHHHHVQEENKPIDYAREVKHHKHNEHLAKLGAVAAGAFAKHEKHMIKKDPAHAHRHKIEQEIATTVAVAAGGYALHEHHKKKEAKKQMKHHHGHHLF; from the exons ATGACCGGAGGaaagcaccaccaccaccaccacgttCAGGAAGAAAACAAGCCAATTGATTATGCACGAGAGGTTAAACACCACAAGCATAACGAGCATCTTGCCAAGCTCGGTGCCGTTGCTGCCGGCGCTTTTGCCAAG CATGAAAAGCACATGATAAAGAAAGACCCAGCACACGCTCACAGGCACAAGATAGAGCAGGAAATTGCAACTACGGTTGCAGTTGCAGCCGGTGGGTACGCATTGCATGAGCACCAcaagaagaaagaagcaaagaaacaaatgaagcaTCACCACGGCCACCACTTGTTTTAA